The following proteins come from a genomic window of Edaphobacter sp. 4G125:
- a CDS encoding ABC transporter ATP-binding protein, translated as MRRIWRLLLYVRPYALHVVSSVILMATVGAMAALRILLVKPIFDNVLSPDAPTQNVLKFQLPYIGRELDLHFLVPSHFHNAWTVIAYALIVSAILKSVCDYFGTYLVNYAGFGMITDLRNDLYDAVLRRSVAFFQKHTTGTLLSTLINDIERVQYAMSSVLGDFMQQFFTLLFTAGVVVVVGGKLAWVLLLFVPVVISSARRIGKRVRQTTRKGQDKLAEIQNILHETITGNRIVKAFGMELWEMNRFRRAARRLFRANLKSVSVQAISSPLMDAIGSIGIALLLLLGRGRILHHEMTAGSFIAFLVAVFTLYDPVRKFALFYNSFQQALGASEDIFKFMDAQDDVREKKRAYVLKGFHQEIKFEHVGFGYVDEAGETAQVLHDIDLAVRPGEVIAFVGPSGAGKSSLVNLIPRFFDVNEGRITIDDHDLRDVTIASLRQQIGKVTQETVLFNDTVRNNIAYGQPDVPLSKVEEAARMALAHDFIIRMPEGYNTRIGEKGLRLSGGERQRLAIARAILKNAPILILDEATSALDTESEQFVQAALANLMQGRTVFVIAHRLSTVRRANKIAVLENGRITETGTHDELIRRSGTYRRLYDMQFGEEGHIVTNGDMPVQVAELEGFA; from the coding sequence TTGAGACGTATCTGGAGATTGCTTCTCTATGTACGGCCTTATGCCTTGCACGTGGTGAGCTCTGTCATCCTGATGGCAACCGTAGGGGCGATGGCTGCTTTGCGCATTCTGCTGGTCAAGCCAATCTTCGACAATGTGCTGAGCCCGGACGCGCCGACACAAAACGTGTTGAAATTTCAGTTGCCGTATATCGGTCGCGAGTTGGATCTTCACTTCCTGGTTCCCAGTCACTTTCATAATGCGTGGACGGTGATTGCCTACGCCCTCATCGTGTCCGCTATTTTGAAGTCAGTCTGCGATTATTTTGGGACCTATTTGGTGAACTATGCCGGCTTTGGCATGATCACCGACTTGCGGAACGATCTCTACGATGCGGTGCTACGGCGTTCTGTGGCGTTTTTCCAGAAACATACGACAGGGACGCTTCTCTCCACGCTGATCAATGATATTGAGCGTGTGCAGTATGCGATGTCGAGCGTGCTCGGCGATTTCATGCAGCAGTTTTTTACCTTGCTATTTACCGCGGGGGTCGTCGTCGTCGTCGGTGGAAAGCTGGCGTGGGTCCTGCTTCTGTTTGTTCCTGTCGTGATCTCGTCGGCACGGCGAATTGGAAAAAGAGTTCGCCAGACAACAAGAAAAGGTCAGGACAAGCTGGCCGAGATTCAGAATATTCTGCACGAGACGATCACCGGAAACCGCATCGTGAAGGCGTTCGGCATGGAGCTGTGGGAGATGAACCGCTTCCGCAGGGCCGCGCGCAGGCTCTTCCGCGCCAACCTGAAGTCGGTCAGCGTGCAGGCAATCAGCTCGCCCTTGATGGATGCTATTGGTTCTATCGGAATCGCCCTGTTGCTTCTATTGGGCAGAGGCAGAATTCTCCATCACGAGATGACAGCAGGATCGTTCATCGCGTTCCTGGTTGCGGTGTTTACGCTCTACGATCCGGTCAGAAAGTTCGCTCTCTTCTATAACAGCTTCCAGCAGGCCCTGGGTGCAAGCGAAGACATCTTCAAATTTATGGACGCCCAGGACGATGTTCGCGAAAAGAAGCGTGCCTATGTTCTGAAGGGCTTTCACCAGGAGATCAAGTTCGAGCATGTCGGCTTCGGTTATGTCGATGAGGCCGGAGAGACCGCCCAGGTACTACACGACATCGATCTCGCGGTGAGGCCCGGTGAGGTGATCGCTTTCGTAGGTCCGAGCGGAGCAGGAAAATCATCCCTGGTGAATCTCATTCCTCGCTTCTTCGATGTGAATGAAGGCAGAATTACGATCGATGATCACGACCTTCGCGATGTAACGATTGCATCGTTGCGTCAGCAGATTGGGAAGGTCACGCAGGAGACAGTACTCTTCAACGATACCGTCCGAAACAACATCGCCTACGGGCAGCCTGACGTTCCGCTGAGCAAGGTGGAGGAGGCGGCGCGAATGGCGCTGGCGCACGACTTCATCATAAGGATGCCTGAAGGCTACAACACCAGGATTGGAGAAAAGGGGCTGCGGCTGAGCGGAGGAGAGCGACAAAGGCTCGCGATTGCACGCGCCATTTTGAAGAATGCTCCTATTCTGATTCTCGATGAGGCGACCAGCGCGCTGGATACGGAGAGCGAGCAGTTCGTGCAGGCTGCGTTGGCGAACCTTATGCAGGGCAGGACAGTATTCGTGATCGCTCATCGGCTCTCTACTGTTCGTCGAGCGAATAAAATTGCTGTTCTTGAGAACGGAAGAATTACCGAAACCGGCACCCATGATGAACTCATCCGGCGGTCGGGGACCTATCGCCGTCTCTATGACATGCAATTTGGAGAAGAAGGTCATATCGTAACCAATGGAGATATGCCGGTGCAGGTAGCGGAGCTGGAGGGGTTTGCTTGA
- a CDS encoding tetratricopeptide repeat protein: protein MQVSAPRRTIKAMDRIALLTQVLEQNPTDAFARYGLAMAHLSDGNVDAALTEFTSLIAHNPDYVPGYQMSAQTLAKQGRTEEALERLNSGIAAANRTGNQHALAEMEALQEDLSR from the coding sequence TTGCAAGTTTCCGCCCCTCGTCGCACCATCAAAGCCATGGACAGAATTGCCCTCCTTACCCAGGTGCTTGAACAAAATCCCACCGATGCCTTCGCCAGGTATGGTCTTGCCATGGCTCATCTCTCCGATGGCAACGTCGATGCAGCCCTTACTGAATTCACGTCTCTGATTGCACATAATCCTGATTATGTTCCGGGATACCAGATGTCAGCCCAGACATTAGCCAAACAAGGCCGTACGGAAGAGGCTCTTGAACGGCTTAACAGTGGCATCGCTGCTGCCAACCGTACTGGAAATCAACATGCCTTGGCTGAAATGGAGGCGCTTCAAGAAGACTTGAGCCGCTGA
- the rapZ gene encoding RNase adapter RapZ, producing the protein MRGKKTQKTSRAGSKELVILTGLSGSGKLSALKTFEDLGFYSVDNLPLELVPRFADLVRQSAEIERAALVVDVREGMKLDEFPTILKKVRRVLPTRVLYLEASDDALIRRFSETRRPHPMGRSDTVVQSIRAERKRLDPIRNVADIVLDTTKFTVHDLRAHIGAQFEREANDRNLTISSNSFGFKNGVPSEADLVFDVRFLPNPHFVPEFRKLTGKHPQVAKYVRDFPQTAEFLERATEMLKFLLPHYIKEGKSYLTIAFGCTGGQHRSVFIAEEMKKRLSAAGYRVKTQHRDMPR; encoded by the coding sequence ATGCGCGGGAAGAAAACGCAAAAGACATCCAGGGCGGGCAGCAAGGAACTGGTCATCCTGACAGGACTTTCTGGTTCCGGGAAACTTTCTGCTTTAAAAACATTTGAAGATCTTGGTTTTTATTCGGTTGATAACCTTCCTCTTGAGTTAGTGCCGCGCTTTGCAGACCTGGTGCGGCAATCTGCTGAGATTGAACGCGCTGCCCTGGTGGTCGATGTTCGGGAAGGGATGAAGCTGGATGAGTTCCCAACGATCCTCAAAAAAGTTCGACGAGTTCTGCCGACTCGTGTCCTCTACCTTGAAGCCAGCGACGACGCCCTGATTCGGCGGTTTTCTGAGACCCGTCGGCCGCATCCGATGGGGCGTAGCGATACCGTTGTCCAATCGATTCGAGCGGAACGGAAGCGGCTCGATCCGATCCGGAATGTGGCCGATATCGTTCTGGATACGACGAAGTTTACGGTGCATGATCTGCGGGCGCATATCGGTGCACAGTTTGAGCGAGAAGCAAACGATCGCAACCTGACGATCTCCTCGAACAGCTTCGGGTTTAAAAACGGCGTTCCTTCAGAGGCGGACTTGGTCTTCGACGTGCGATTTCTACCGAATCCTCATTTCGTGCCAGAGTTTCGCAAGCTGACGGGAAAGCATCCCCAGGTCGCGAAGTATGTCCGCGACTTTCCGCAAACGGCAGAGTTTCTAGAGAGAGCGACGGAGATGCTGAAGTTTCTTCTTCCGCACTACATCAAGGAAGGCAAAAGCTATCTCACGATTGCCTTTGGATGTACAGGCGGCCAGCACCGTTCCGTCTTTATTGCGGAAGAGATGAAGAAGAGGCTCTCGGCTGCGGGATACCGGGTGAAGACCCAGCATCGGGATATGCCGCGTTAG
- a CDS encoding sigma 54-interacting transcriptional regulator, with protein MANSLPATLGALRNSEYTPERLARSVKDELRENLISRLRTKKNIFSGIVGYEDTVVPQIVNAILSRHNFILLGLRGQAKSRILRSLTSLLDPHTPYVAGSEIRDNPYAPISKYSRDLISKLGDDTPIAWLTPEDRFVEKLATPDVTVADLVGDIDPIKAARSNQDLGSELTMHYGLLPRANRGIFAINEVPDLAGKIQVALFNIMQEGDVQIKGYPVRLPLDVAIVFSANPEDYTARGKIVTPLKDRIGSEIRTHYPEDIEEGIRITEQEAWSNRPAAKIEIPHYIRQIIEQIAFTAREDKKVDKRSGVSQRLPITTMELVLSNAERRALIHSEERVVPRVGDIYAALPGITGKIELEYEGEMRGADTVVREIIRVAVAHVFDKYFAGTDTQQIEQWFNLGGTVQLNDAQPTATSLIELQQIQGLFEKLSPLHVNGKTAPEVAVSAAEFLLEGMTAHKRISRAEERIFSAAEKKQRVDQASKYAERMREREQEEYNARNRTRRGFN; from the coding sequence ATGGCGAACTCTCTTCCCGCAACACTTGGCGCTCTCCGCAACAGCGAATACACCCCCGAGCGGCTGGCCCGCAGCGTGAAGGATGAGCTTCGCGAAAATCTCATCTCTCGCCTTCGCACCAAAAAAAACATTTTCTCCGGCATCGTCGGTTATGAGGACACAGTTGTTCCGCAGATCGTGAATGCTATCCTCTCGCGACACAACTTCATTTTGCTCGGTCTGCGCGGTCAGGCCAAGTCGCGCATCCTGCGATCACTCACATCGCTGCTTGATCCGCATACCCCTTATGTTGCAGGCTCCGAGATTCGCGACAATCCATACGCACCAATCAGCAAGTACTCCCGCGACCTGATCTCCAAGCTTGGTGATGACACCCCCATCGCATGGCTTACTCCCGAAGACCGCTTCGTCGAAAAGCTCGCCACGCCAGATGTCACCGTAGCCGATCTCGTCGGCGATATTGATCCCATCAAGGCCGCGCGCTCCAATCAGGACCTTGGCAGCGAGCTAACCATGCATTACGGCCTCCTGCCACGCGCCAATCGCGGCATCTTTGCCATCAACGAAGTTCCCGACCTCGCAGGAAAGATTCAGGTCGCCCTCTTCAACATCATGCAGGAAGGCGATGTGCAGATTAAGGGCTACCCTGTACGCCTTCCTCTCGATGTCGCCATCGTCTTCAGTGCGAACCCCGAGGACTACACCGCTCGCGGCAAGATCGTTACCCCGCTCAAGGATCGCATCGGCTCAGAGATCCGCACCCATTATCCCGAGGACATCGAAGAGGGCATCCGGATCACTGAACAGGAGGCATGGTCGAACCGTCCAGCCGCGAAGATCGAGATCCCGCATTACATCCGCCAGATCATCGAGCAGATCGCCTTTACGGCTCGTGAAGATAAGAAAGTCGACAAGCGTAGCGGAGTCTCTCAACGTCTCCCTATCACAACGATGGAGCTTGTACTTTCGAATGCAGAGCGACGCGCTCTGATCCACAGCGAAGAGCGAGTTGTTCCGCGTGTTGGCGATATCTATGCTGCGCTTCCTGGTATCACAGGCAAGATCGAGCTCGAATACGAAGGCGAGATGCGCGGTGCTGATACTGTCGTCCGCGAGATTATTCGCGTCGCCGTCGCTCACGTCTTCGATAAATACTTCGCCGGAACCGATACCCAGCAGATCGAACAATGGTTCAATCTTGGTGGAACCGTACAGCTCAACGATGCCCAGCCAACCGCGACCTCATTGATTGAGCTGCAACAGATCCAGGGGCTCTTCGAAAAGCTCTCACCCCTCCATGTTAATGGCAAAACCGCGCCTGAAGTTGCTGTAAGCGCAGCCGAGTTCCTGCTAGAAGGCATGACCGCCCACAAACGCATTAGCCGAGCCGAGGAGCGCATCTTCTCCGCCGCCGAGAAGAAGCAGCGCGTCGACCAGGCCTCGAAGTACGCCGAGCGGATGCGCGAGCGCGAGCAGGAAGAGTACAACGCCAGAAACCGCACGCGGAGAGGATTCAACTAG
- a CDS encoding MgtC/SapB family protein, with protein sequence MPVTVTWEQIALRILLATVASFLIGYNRDERGKSLGIRTTMLVCLAATLAMVQANLLMSTTGRASTSFITLDLMRLPLGILSGIGFIGAGAILRREDGLVRGVTTAATMWYVTVLGLLFGGGQLTLALVGTALAFFILWTLKWVEMHMPTHRTGSLSMQFDEPQADDTKSFPTEEELRQRLQAAGYSIEEWTVRYHDSALSTLECNLQWPQVGHEHPRTPELMRELAALPCVSLLCWRG encoded by the coding sequence ATGCCAGTTACCGTAACGTGGGAACAGATTGCTCTCAGGATCTTGCTCGCGACTGTAGCCAGTTTTCTAATCGGTTACAACCGTGATGAACGAGGCAAAAGTCTTGGCATTCGTACCACCATGCTCGTCTGCCTGGCTGCGACCTTAGCGATGGTGCAGGCCAACCTGCTGATGAGCACCACCGGCAGGGCTTCCACCTCCTTCATCACGCTTGATTTAATGCGCCTGCCTCTGGGCATCCTGTCTGGCATAGGGTTTATCGGAGCAGGCGCCATTCTCCGCAGAGAAGATGGCCTCGTCCGCGGCGTTACAACAGCAGCTACGATGTGGTACGTCACAGTGCTGGGTCTGCTGTTCGGAGGAGGTCAGTTGACGCTGGCCCTCGTTGGCACAGCACTTGCCTTCTTTATCCTTTGGACCCTGAAATGGGTGGAAATGCACATGCCCACTCACCGCACAGGCTCACTCTCCATGCAATTTGACGAGCCGCAGGCCGACGACACAAAGTCTTTCCCAACAGAAGAAGAACTACGACAACGACTTCAGGCCGCCGGCTATTCCATTGAAGAATGGACTGTCCGCTACCACGACTCCGCGCTTTCCACGCTCGAATGCAACCTGCAATGGCCCCAGGTGGGGCACGAGCATCCCAGAACCCCGGAACTGATGCGGGAGTTGGCTGCACTTCCCTGCGTCTCTTTGCTTTGCTGGCGTGGCTGA
- a CDS encoding Mrp/NBP35 family ATP-binding protein, with product MGHMGAGVPQGPQPLPGVAHVVAVGSGKGGVGKTTVAVNLSVALAKLGYKVGLIDADIYGPNVPTMMGATRQPNVVEENRIEPILAHGVKFISIGLISPGDKPLVMRGPMLHQIIRQFLQQVEWGELDFLIIDLPPGTGDVVISLVQTVPLTGAVVVSTGSSVALEDARKALEMFHQVKVDVLGLVENMSQMTLPNGEVIDVFGAGGTERTAAQFGLDFLGGLDLNPSIREGGDRGLPVALAGPESKLAKEFYDVARRVADKAKEAASKSENVFEIS from the coding sequence ATGGGACATATGGGAGCAGGAGTTCCGCAGGGGCCACAGCCTCTACCGGGAGTAGCGCATGTCGTAGCGGTCGGTAGCGGCAAGGGCGGCGTAGGGAAGACTACGGTGGCAGTCAATCTCTCGGTTGCTCTGGCAAAGCTGGGATACAAGGTTGGGCTGATCGATGCGGATATCTACGGTCCGAACGTGCCGACCATGATGGGAGCCACGCGACAGCCGAACGTTGTCGAAGAGAACCGCATCGAGCCGATTCTGGCGCACGGGGTGAAGTTCATTTCAATCGGACTGATCTCGCCCGGCGACAAGCCGCTGGTGATGCGTGGACCGATGCTGCACCAGATCATCCGTCAGTTTCTGCAGCAGGTGGAGTGGGGGGAACTGGACTTTTTGATTATTGACCTGCCTCCGGGAACTGGCGACGTAGTTATTTCGCTGGTTCAGACGGTCCCTTTGACGGGCGCAGTCGTGGTTTCGACGGGTTCCAGCGTGGCGCTGGAGGATGCTCGTAAGGCGCTGGAGATGTTTCACCAGGTGAAGGTGGATGTTCTGGGCCTTGTCGAGAATATGTCTCAGATGACACTGCCAAACGGCGAGGTGATCGACGTCTTCGGTGCGGGTGGAACGGAACGCACCGCTGCGCAGTTCGGGTTGGATTTTCTGGGAGGGCTGGACCTGAATCCTTCGATCCGTGAGGGTGGAGATCGTGGTTTACCGGTTGCTCTGGCAGGGCCGGAGTCGAAGCTGGCCAAGGAGTTTTACGATGTGGCTCGGCGGGTGGCTGATAAGGCGAAAGAGGCTGCCTCGAAGTCTGAGAATGTCTTCGAGATCAGCTAG
- a CDS encoding acyl-CoA thioesterase — translation MSEVVVTRTVSESQSERSEIIFPSDANALGNLFGGRLMQYIDLVGAMAASRHARAITVTASMDHLDFVAPVRVGDLLILKASVNRAYRTSMEVGVKAMVEDVRQNHLRHVSSAYLTYVAVDKDGSRLVVPQVIPETEHQKRRYEDAGRRREMRAGETQRKKEIRAALGDDWHV, via the coding sequence ATGAGCGAAGTCGTCGTGACAAGAACGGTGAGCGAATCGCAGTCTGAACGCAGCGAGATTATCTTTCCGTCGGATGCGAATGCATTGGGCAACTTATTTGGCGGCAGATTGATGCAATATATCGACCTGGTTGGCGCAATGGCTGCAAGTCGTCATGCTCGCGCGATCACGGTAACGGCGAGCATGGATCATCTGGATTTTGTCGCGCCGGTTCGAGTGGGAGACCTGCTCATCCTGAAGGCAAGCGTCAATCGGGCCTATCGTACTTCAATGGAAGTAGGTGTAAAGGCGATGGTGGAGGATGTTCGCCAAAACCATCTTCGACATGTCTCTTCGGCGTATCTGACGTATGTGGCGGTCGATAAGGACGGTAGCAGACTGGTTGTTCCGCAGGTAATTCCGGAGACGGAACATCAGAAACGTCGGTATGAGGATGCAGGTCGTCGTCGCGAGATGCGTGCCGGCGAGACACAGCGCAAGAAAGAGATACGTGCCGCACTCGGCGATGACTGGCACGTCTAG